In Gilliamella sp. B3022, the sequence ACCATTCCCCTTGAAAAAGCCGAACAGCTTTTAGTTGGTTGCATTGATACCGCTCTTATGGCACAAAATACTGTTATTGCGGCTGAATCATTAGGTTTAGGCACGGTTTATATTGGTGGGTTACGCAACAATATCGATAAAGTAACACAATTACTTGCCTTACCCAAATATGTTCTACCGCTTTTTGGACTTTGCATTGGTTACCCTGACCAAAATCCAGATCTTAAACCAAGATTACCAAAAGAATTAGTTTTTTTTGAAAATCACTACCAACCAATTAATCATCAATTATTAGCACAATACGATACTCAGTTGCGCCAATACTATGGACATCGACAAACCAATCAAAAAACAAGTGGTTGGAGTGATAAAATTGCAGAAACCCTTATTAAAGGGCAACGAGACTTCATTTTAAATTATTTGCATAAACAAGGATGGGTAACTCAATGAACAACAATCAATACCAATTAGACAAAGTCATTATATTAAGTCGTCACGGTATCCGTACTCCGTTAGAAAACACAATAGCATTGTTAGAACAATCCAGCCCGTTAAAATGGCCTAGCTGGGATCATGCTTATGGTTATTTAACAACGCGAGGAGGCGTATTAGAAGCTTTCTTTGGACATTATCTATCACAATGGCTTGAACAAAAAAACATTAATATTGAACCTCAAAATCCTGATATCTACGTTTATGCAAACAGCCTTCAAAGAACAGTGGCAACAGCTCAATTCTTAGTTAATGGCGCTTTTGCGGGTTATGACATTCCTATCCATCACAAATACACCATTGAAAAAATGGATCCGATTTTTGATCCAAGTGTACAAGATGACTCTACAGAATTAAAACAAGCTGTATTGAGGGATATTGAAGAGGCCGACAAAACCGCATCTATCTTCAAAAATTTAGCGCCCGCTTATCAAATGGTCTCAGATATATTGGACTATCCACATTCACAATTATATGCACGCTATCGATGTGATTTTGCCGATATCCCCTATGAACTCTATTTTAAAAAAAATGAAGAACCTGAGTTACATGGACCACTAGCCATCGGAATTTGTGCCGTTGATGCATTTTTATTACAATATTATTCTGCATTTCCAAAAGATCAGATCGCATGGGGCAAAATAACCCGCCTAGAACAATGGCAACAAATCCTGCAAATTCGTAACCACTATATTGATTTAGTCTTCCATTGCAAGACCATTGCTCAACACATTAGTAAATTATTAATCAATAAGATCGATGATTTACTGCATCACCAATCTCACAAAGTTAATCTACTCGTTGGGCATGATAGTACTATTGCAGCCTTGCTCGGCGCTTTGGATTTTGCACCATACCAGCTTCCAAACCAATGTGAAAATACACCAATCGGCGGGATGGTTATCTTCCAACGCTATCGCCACATTTCTTCAGGTGATTACTTTTTTAGAGCCGAATACGTTTATCAAAGTTTTGAACAACTTTATACTGGGCAGCCAATTGATATTCATAATCCACCACAACATTATCAATTAAAGTTGGAAAATGCTTATATCAACAGTGATGGTTATTATAATTGGGCAGATTTTGCAAAACGTTTAAAGGATAATTAATAGTCATTTAAATTTTTCAATAAGACATCGATTCCACCGACACACATCGGTGGAACACATAATCTTTAACGCAATTATCACAAGAATAATTAACGACTGTTTTCAGATGATCTATGAGTAATTTACGTAAAAATATTAATCCTATTAAGCTGATAAAATAGATTACTCACTCAGATCCGATCCCATAACATATTGATGCAAAAATCTGCACAACATATCTTCAGAAAACTACTTATTTTTAAAGGGAGATAATATAAAAACAAACTTAATATACGTTTTCACACCGATTCGATACATTTTCAAAAAAAGCTTACTGACCATTTGGATGAAAACCGTCATCTATGACCTAAATCTCATCTTTCAATATCATACTAAAAGATTAAGTACATTCACGGTACACCCATTTTATTTCTATTTTTAAGTGTCATTATTCATAAAATATCGTTATACCCAATAATTGTAATCGATTTCATAAATCACTTTTTTATAATAAATACCAAAATGAAAAAAAATTAAAAATTCATTTTATGTAAGTAAGCATTGCTGTAACCCTT encodes:
- the nfsA gene encoding oxygen-insensitive NADPH nitroreductase; translated protein: MQNRTIDLICHRRSIRSYQSTPLTNEQIELLVQAAQSAPSSNFLQCTTIIRITDNKNRSKLAHYAGDQNYINQTSEFWVFCADFNRHFQIDPTIPLEKAEQLLVGCIDTALMAQNTVIAAESLGLGTVYIGGLRNNIDKVTQLLALPKYVLPLFGLCIGYPDQNPDLKPRLPKELVFFENHYQPINHQLLAQYDTQLRQYYGHRQTNQKTSGWSDKIAETLIKGQRDFILNYLHKQGWVTQ
- a CDS encoding histidine-type phosphatase, yielding MNNNQYQLDKVIILSRHGIRTPLENTIALLEQSSPLKWPSWDHAYGYLTTRGGVLEAFFGHYLSQWLEQKNINIEPQNPDIYVYANSLQRTVATAQFLVNGAFAGYDIPIHHKYTIEKMDPIFDPSVQDDSTELKQAVLRDIEEADKTASIFKNLAPAYQMVSDILDYPHSQLYARYRCDFADIPYELYFKKNEEPELHGPLAIGICAVDAFLLQYYSAFPKDQIAWGKITRLEQWQQILQIRNHYIDLVFHCKTIAQHISKLLINKIDDLLHHQSHKVNLLVGHDSTIAALLGALDFAPYQLPNQCENTPIGGMVIFQRYRHISSGDYFFRAEYVYQSFEQLYTGQPIDIHNPPQHYQLKLENAYINSDGYYNWADFAKRLKDN